The following are encoded in a window of Algiphilus aromaticivorans DG1253 genomic DNA:
- a CDS encoding ABC transporter ATP-binding protein, which translates to MSSIISVERLNKTYASGFRALRDIDLAIEEGEIFALLGPNGAGKTTLISIICGLVNPSGGRVLADGHDVVREFRAARSRIGLVPQELTTDAFETVWAAVRFSRGLFGKPRDDAHLEKVLRALSLWDKRDSQLMTLSGGMKRRLMIAKALSHEPKILFLDEPTAGVDVELRRDMWEMVRGLRETGVTVILTTHYIEEAEEMADRIGIINRGRILLVDETRALMDKLGARELRLHLQEPLPTIPEAVAQENLTLSEDGSELIFRFDASAEQTGVAALLRKLDAAGIAFRDLNTRESSLEEIFVSLVRGDAE; encoded by the coding sequence GTGTCCAGCATCATCAGCGTCGAACGTCTGAACAAGACCTACGCTTCTGGGTTTCGCGCACTGCGCGACATCGATCTCGCCATCGAGGAAGGCGAGATCTTCGCCCTGCTCGGCCCGAACGGTGCCGGCAAGACCACGCTGATCAGCATCATCTGCGGGCTGGTCAACCCCAGTGGTGGCCGCGTGCTGGCCGACGGCCATGACGTGGTGCGTGAATTCCGAGCCGCGCGCAGCCGCATCGGGCTGGTGCCCCAGGAGCTGACCACTGACGCCTTCGAAACGGTATGGGCCGCGGTGCGCTTTTCGCGCGGGCTCTTCGGCAAGCCCAGGGACGACGCCCACCTCGAGAAGGTCCTGCGTGCGCTGTCGCTCTGGGACAAGCGCGACAGCCAGTTGATGACACTCTCCGGCGGCATGAAGCGCCGGCTGATGATCGCCAAGGCGCTGTCGCACGAGCCGAAGATATTGTTTCTGGACGAGCCCACCGCCGGTGTCGACGTCGAGCTGCGACGGGATATGTGGGAGATGGTGCGCGGCCTGCGCGAAACCGGGGTCACCGTGATCCTCACCACGCACTACATCGAGGAAGCCGAGGAGATGGCCGACCGCATCGGCATCATCAACCGCGGCCGCATCCTGCTGGTCGACGAGACGCGGGCACTGATGGACAAGCTGGGCGCGCGCGAGCTGCGCCTGCATCTGCAGGAACCCCTGCCGACCATTCCGGAGGCCGTGGCGCAGGAGAACCTGACGCTCTCAGAGGACGGCTCGGAGCTGATCTTTCGCTTCGATGCATCCGCCGAGCAGACCGGCGTGGCCGCGCTGCTGCGCAAGCTCGACGCCGCCGGCATCGCCTTCCGGGATCTGAACACCCGGGAGAGCTCGCTGGAGGAAATCTTCGTCAGCCTGGTCCGCGGAGACGCCGAATGA